From the genome of Aeromonas hydrophila subsp. hydrophila ATCC 7966:
GACATCGTCATCGAGATCACCGAGTCCCTGCTGATGGAGACCAGCGATCAGCACAGGGTGCGGATCGATGCGCTGCGCGAGGCGGGCTGCAAGCTGGCCATCGACGACTTCGGTACCGGCTACTCGGCGCTCAACTATCTGCGCAACTTCCCGGTGGACCTGGTCAAGATCGACCGGGCCTTCGTGCGCCACATCCCGTTCAATGAACAGGACCGGCTGCTGCTGGACGGCATCATCAACATAGTGCACAACCTCGGCATGCAGGTGGTGATCGAGGGGGTGGAGACTCGCGAGCAGCTCAACTTCCTCTGCCAGAAGGGGTGCGCCTTCACGCAGGGTTATCTGCTGAGCCGGCCGCTGGCCTACGACGACCTCACTGAGTACCTGCAGCTCAACGACAAGAGCATGTTCCTGCAGACCAGCTAGCCCCTCCGCCCCTCTCCTTCGGCCGGTGCCCCTACAGCGACCTTCGGGGGCTGTGATACACTCCGCCCACTGATACCGCCACACAGCCGATACCATGCAGATCCTCCTCGAAGACCCCGCCAAGGCGCCCCAGGCCGAAGCCCTGGCCAGCCAGCTCGGCCAGACCGACCTTCCCCAGTTTGCCCTGGTGTTCACCGCGGCGCGGCTGGAGCTGCGCAAGCTGGACGAGCCCAAGCTGGGTGCGGTCTACGTGGACTTCGTCGAAGGGGCGGTCGCCCATCGCCGCAAGTTCGGCGGTGGCCGTGGCCAATCCATCGCCAAGGCGGTGGGGCTCAAGGCGGGTGCCATGCCGCGGGTGGTGGATGCCACCGCCGGGCTGGGACGCGATGCCTTCGTGCTCGCCTCCCTCGGCTGCAAGGTGACCATGATCGAGCGCAGCCCCGTGGTGGCCGCCCTGTTGCAGGACGGGCTGGCGCGGGCGGCGCTGGACCCGGAGATCGGCCCCTGGGTACGCGAGCGGATGCAGCTGCGGCACGGCCCGGCGGTGGAGACCTTGCTGGGGTTGACCGAGCGGCCCGACGTCATCTACCTCGACCCCATGTTCCCCCACAAGCAGAAGTCGGCGCTGGTGAAAAAAGAGATGCGGGTGTTCCAGTCGCTGGTGGGACCGGATCTCGACGCCGATGCCCTGCTGCCGGCGGCGCTCGCCATGGCGGACAAGCGGGTGGTGGTGAAACGGCCGGACTACGCCGGCTGGCTCAACGAGCACAAGCCGAGCATGGCTATCGAGACCAAGAGCAACCGCTTCGATGTCTACGTGATGGCGGCGCTGGCGGGATAACGCCGCACGCGAGGGATAAAAGAAGAGGGCCAACCCGATGGGGTTGGCCCTCTTGCCATCTATTGGCTGTCGGCTGGGGCTGGCGGGGCAAAGCGGATCAGTTTCTCCTCCCCCTGCCAGCTGAGCGCCATGGTGGCCAGCTCCGCCAGGCTCAGTCGCTCGCCACCTTGCAGCAGCAGGTACTCGACCCCTGCTCTGGCCTCTATGGTGCGGATCTTGTCCTCCCACTGGCGGCCATCCCGGCCGGTGAGGGTGACCGGCAGCTGCCAGCTGGCGGCGATCTCCAGCCAGTCGTAGAGATCGCAACTGATGGGTTGGTAGGTGCTCATGTGCGGGTTGCCCTCTGGTCGCCGGTTACTGGAAGTTGATGCTGGTGGCGGGCGCCACCACCGCTTGGGCTTGCTGCACCTGTTCCAGTTGCAGCGGGTCGCCGGCCAGCGCCGGATCGTCCTCGTTGCCATTGCAGA
Proteins encoded in this window:
- a CDS encoding class I SAM-dependent methyltransferase, translating into MQILLEDPAKAPQAEALASQLGQTDLPQFALVFTAARLELRKLDEPKLGAVYVDFVEGAVAHRRKFGGGRGQSIAKAVGLKAGAMPRVVDATAGLGRDAFVLASLGCKVTMIERSPVVAALLQDGLARAALDPEIGPWVRERMQLRHGPAVETLLGLTERPDVIYLDPMFPHKQKSALVKKEMRVFQSLVGPDLDADALLPAALAMADKRVVVKRPDYAGWLNEHKPSMAIETKSNRFDVYVMAALAG
- a CDS encoding Rho-binding antiterminator, with protein sequence MSTYQPISCDLYDWLEIAASWQLPVTLTGRDGRQWEDKIRTIEARAGVEYLLLQGGERLSLAELATMALSWQGEEKLIRFAPPAPADSQ